The Eleginops maclovinus isolate JMC-PN-2008 ecotype Puerto Natales chromosome 3, JC_Emac_rtc_rv5, whole genome shotgun sequence genome includes a region encoding these proteins:
- the leng9 gene encoding leukocyte receptor cluster member 9 isoform X1: protein MIQRAMCTRGQRAVEISNASSFDLIMASDGLGGPPEEQGEEGTHLTETPSEAAGVPPNCGKDTPRASTDSAEPEENRVEVCQFFLRGKCHFGPRCRFSHSNPSGDDTGAGSADQDDKQEGDKTEKHKKKVNKTRTPKYEAKEVNKKPRMRTADDVISRILWDQSVDGSEYVVGYVDRFLGVLERPFNDFNWDTDPCDCDYTTELALPRHRIQYFTYRGQRVWDRHSRTDRVFGSTGQSLAPPFGGVEEVKEMNTEEQQPPAVSELLQDECDTEECTQTESTHQEEEEQSVMNIHSPAQTQAAPECGGNTSPGEEEPRDLEEAAMRPEASSDPTSSSQKDGADGQEESKEGNFSDWQESWDGKEGASKAAPLEQREPKNDGRPPKKKPTHFITFRANTPAILSCFQQLQEELTSILPSSAPHWHSANTLHVTMCLLNLPGPAEVATAAEILRRFAHFDRNPPVALTFPVRLKHFNGKVLYLSPQPQIHLQQLNSGLQEAYREEGLLHKDSYNPRYHLTLAKVVGKEGERVFDRVGDLKVGKGLNFGRLPVNTLHLCAMGISEGDDFYETVCTVSLR from the exons ATGATTCAGCGTGCCATGTGTACTCGGGGTCAAAGGGCGGTTGAAATAAGCAACGCGAGCTCCTTCG ATTTGATCATGGCATCAGACGGACTAGGAGGACCAccagaggagcagggagaggaggggacCCACCTGACAGAAACACCCAGTGAGGCGGCAGGGGTTCCTCCTAACTGTGGCAAAGACACCCCAAGAGCCTCAACAG ATTCAGCAGAGCCAGAGGAGAACAGAGTCGAGGTGTGCCAATTTTTCCTGAGGGGGAAGTGTCATTTTGGCCCCAGATGTCGTTTCTCCCACAG TAACCCATCAGGAGATGATACGGGGGCTGGGTCAGCTGACCAGGATGACAAACAGGAAGGAGATAAGAcggaaaaacacaagaaaaaagtgaacaaaacaAGAACGCCCAAATACGAGGCAAAAG AGGTGAACAAAAAGCCTCGCATGCGCACAGCTGATGACGTTATCTCTCGGATCCTGTGGGACCAGTCGGTGGATGGATCAGAATACGTTGTTGGGTACGTGGACCGTTTCCTGGGTGTGCTGGAGCGTCCCTTCAATGACTTCAACTGGGACACAGACCCCTGCGACTGTGATTACACCACCGAGCTGGCCCTGCCCCGACACAGGATCCAGTACTTCACCTACAGAGGGCAACGCGTCTGGGACCGCCACAGCAGGACCGACCGGGTGTTCGGCTCCACCGGTCAATCTCTGGCTCCCCCCTTTGGAGGGGTGGAGGAAGTAAAGG aaatgaacacagaggagcagcagccgCCTGCTGTCAGTGAGCTCCTGCAGGATGAGTGTGACACAGAGGAGTGTACTCAAACTGAGAGCACTcatcaggaggaagaggagcaaaGTGTGATGAATATTCACAGCCCTGCTCAAACACAAGCAGCCCCAGAGTGTGGAGGGAACACTTCTCCAGGAGAGGAGGAACCTCGTGATTTGGAGGAGGCTGCAATGAG acCTGAGGCTTCGTCAGACCCAACATCCTCATCCCAAAAAGACGGAGCAGACGGACAAGAGGAGAGTAAGGAAGGGAATTTCTCAGACTGGCAGGAAAGCTGGGACGGCAAAGAAGGTGCTTCG AAAGCAGCCCCTCTGGAGCAACGAGAGCCGAAGAATGATGGTCGCCCCCCTAAAAAAAAGCCCACGCACTTCATCACCTTCAGGGCCAACACTCCGGCCATCCTGTCCTGcttccagcagctgcaggaggagctcaCCTCCATCCTGCCCTCCTCAGCCCCTCACTGGCACTCGGCCAACACGCTTCATGTCACAATGTGCCTTCTGAATTTGCCTGGCCCAGCCGAGGTAGCCACCGCTGCGGAGATCCTCAGAAGGTTTGCCCATTTCGATCGGAACCCGCCGGTGGCTCTGACCTTCCCCGTGAGGCTGAAGCACTTCAACGGGAAGGTGCTGTACCTCAGCCCCCAGCCTCAGATCCACCTTCAGCAGCTGAACAGCGGCCTGCAGGAGGCCTACAGGGAGGAGGGGCTGCTCCATAAGGACTCTTACAATCCACGATACCACCTCACACTGGCCAAGGTAGTGGgcaaggaaggagagagggtgTTTGATCGGGTGGGGGACCTGAAGGTGGGGAAGGGTTTAAATTTCGGCCGTCTGCCAGTAAACACCCTACACCTGTGTGCCATGGGCATTTCAGAAGGAGATGATTTTTATGAGACTGTGTGCACAGTGAGTCTTCGAtga
- the leng9 gene encoding leukocyte receptor cluster member 9 isoform X2 encodes MASDGLGGPPEEQGEEGTHLTETPSEAAGVPPNCGKDTPRASTDSAEPEENRVEVCQFFLRGKCHFGPRCRFSHSNPSGDDTGAGSADQDDKQEGDKTEKHKKKVNKTRTPKYEAKEVNKKPRMRTADDVISRILWDQSVDGSEYVVGYVDRFLGVLERPFNDFNWDTDPCDCDYTTELALPRHRIQYFTYRGQRVWDRHSRTDRVFGSTGQSLAPPFGGVEEVKEMNTEEQQPPAVSELLQDECDTEECTQTESTHQEEEEQSVMNIHSPAQTQAAPECGGNTSPGEEEPRDLEEAAMRPEASSDPTSSSQKDGADGQEESKEGNFSDWQESWDGKEGASKAAPLEQREPKNDGRPPKKKPTHFITFRANTPAILSCFQQLQEELTSILPSSAPHWHSANTLHVTMCLLNLPGPAEVATAAEILRRFAHFDRNPPVALTFPVRLKHFNGKVLYLSPQPQIHLQQLNSGLQEAYREEGLLHKDSYNPRYHLTLAKVVGKEGERVFDRVGDLKVGKGLNFGRLPVNTLHLCAMGISEGDDFYETVCTVSLR; translated from the exons ATGGCATCAGACGGACTAGGAGGACCAccagaggagcagggagaggaggggacCCACCTGACAGAAACACCCAGTGAGGCGGCAGGGGTTCCTCCTAACTGTGGCAAAGACACCCCAAGAGCCTCAACAG ATTCAGCAGAGCCAGAGGAGAACAGAGTCGAGGTGTGCCAATTTTTCCTGAGGGGGAAGTGTCATTTTGGCCCCAGATGTCGTTTCTCCCACAG TAACCCATCAGGAGATGATACGGGGGCTGGGTCAGCTGACCAGGATGACAAACAGGAAGGAGATAAGAcggaaaaacacaagaaaaaagtgaacaaaacaAGAACGCCCAAATACGAGGCAAAAG AGGTGAACAAAAAGCCTCGCATGCGCACAGCTGATGACGTTATCTCTCGGATCCTGTGGGACCAGTCGGTGGATGGATCAGAATACGTTGTTGGGTACGTGGACCGTTTCCTGGGTGTGCTGGAGCGTCCCTTCAATGACTTCAACTGGGACACAGACCCCTGCGACTGTGATTACACCACCGAGCTGGCCCTGCCCCGACACAGGATCCAGTACTTCACCTACAGAGGGCAACGCGTCTGGGACCGCCACAGCAGGACCGACCGGGTGTTCGGCTCCACCGGTCAATCTCTGGCTCCCCCCTTTGGAGGGGTGGAGGAAGTAAAGG aaatgaacacagaggagcagcagccgCCTGCTGTCAGTGAGCTCCTGCAGGATGAGTGTGACACAGAGGAGTGTACTCAAACTGAGAGCACTcatcaggaggaagaggagcaaaGTGTGATGAATATTCACAGCCCTGCTCAAACACAAGCAGCCCCAGAGTGTGGAGGGAACACTTCTCCAGGAGAGGAGGAACCTCGTGATTTGGAGGAGGCTGCAATGAG acCTGAGGCTTCGTCAGACCCAACATCCTCATCCCAAAAAGACGGAGCAGACGGACAAGAGGAGAGTAAGGAAGGGAATTTCTCAGACTGGCAGGAAAGCTGGGACGGCAAAGAAGGTGCTTCG AAAGCAGCCCCTCTGGAGCAACGAGAGCCGAAGAATGATGGTCGCCCCCCTAAAAAAAAGCCCACGCACTTCATCACCTTCAGGGCCAACACTCCGGCCATCCTGTCCTGcttccagcagctgcaggaggagctcaCCTCCATCCTGCCCTCCTCAGCCCCTCACTGGCACTCGGCCAACACGCTTCATGTCACAATGTGCCTTCTGAATTTGCCTGGCCCAGCCGAGGTAGCCACCGCTGCGGAGATCCTCAGAAGGTTTGCCCATTTCGATCGGAACCCGCCGGTGGCTCTGACCTTCCCCGTGAGGCTGAAGCACTTCAACGGGAAGGTGCTGTACCTCAGCCCCCAGCCTCAGATCCACCTTCAGCAGCTGAACAGCGGCCTGCAGGAGGCCTACAGGGAGGAGGGGCTGCTCCATAAGGACTCTTACAATCCACGATACCACCTCACACTGGCCAAGGTAGTGGgcaaggaaggagagagggtgTTTGATCGGGTGGGGGACCTGAAGGTGGGGAAGGGTTTAAATTTCGGCCGTCTGCCAGTAAACACCCTACACCTGTGTGCCATGGGCATTTCAGAAGGAGATGATTTTTATGAGACTGTGTGCACAGTGAGTCTTCGAtga